Proteins encoded within one genomic window of Bradyrhizobium sp. 186:
- a CDS encoding pyridoxal-phosphate dependent enzyme, protein MKLLPARFMLEQAVEHGLLKSGGTICESSSGTFGLALAMLAVQYGYKLVLVSDWSLDRQLHKRLVELGARVEIVDRPASSGGLQQARLDRLAEYLKEIPDSYWPSQYSNKDNPLAYGKFAEALVERLGKIDALVGPVGSGGSMCGTTKFLRHIFPALHAIAVDAANSILFGQPAGKNVVLSGLGGAIVPYNVDHRQFDETHWLTPTEIFQATHHLHQTHGLFMGPTSGAAYRVADWWSRKNPGKNVVAIFPDEGHRYVETVYDENWLSSIPGWPTSIRQEPVTVETPAMELTGWSSYPWCRRTLREVLSAKDQSRGSNSERQCKGTLSFDVGRCATLKALPHFDSTIVAHLELKPEQEEFVEPLDAVFSKLRNSSSPQLEHPFSVVVGNEVVAFFILREKAALPEWAPPDVITLHNLRVGRSYQGQGYGKLATRLAAQWILENRPGIKRLMLAVNVRNVTAIQLYVESGFQGTGAVNCGPVGPQNILHIHLEGQIQRHGCL, encoded by the coding sequence ATGAAGCTGCTGCCCGCCCGGTTCATGCTAGAGCAAGCTGTGGAGCACGGATTGTTGAAATCAGGAGGGACCATCTGCGAGTCTTCTTCCGGCACTTTCGGTCTTGCGTTGGCTATGCTCGCTGTACAGTATGGCTATAAGCTTGTATTGGTGAGCGACTGGTCGCTTGATCGACAACTTCATAAGCGCCTCGTTGAGCTTGGCGCACGTGTGGAGATTGTCGATCGGCCCGCGAGCAGCGGAGGGCTTCAGCAAGCACGGTTGGATAGGCTAGCTGAATATCTTAAGGAAATACCCGATAGCTATTGGCCCTCGCAGTACTCCAACAAAGACAACCCGCTAGCCTACGGGAAGTTTGCCGAAGCGCTAGTCGAACGGTTGGGGAAGATCGACGCCCTGGTTGGACCAGTTGGATCAGGGGGATCGATGTGTGGTACAACCAAGTTCCTAAGGCATATTTTTCCCGCCCTGCATGCGATTGCCGTTGATGCTGCAAATTCAATATTGTTTGGACAACCTGCCGGCAAAAACGTGGTTCTTAGCGGACTAGGTGGCGCAATCGTACCTTACAATGTCGACCATAGACAGTTCGACGAGACTCACTGGCTAACACCCACAGAAATCTTTCAGGCCACTCACCACTTGCATCAGACCCATGGATTATTTATGGGGCCCACCAGCGGCGCAGCATATAGAGTTGCCGATTGGTGGTCACGCAAGAATCCAGGCAAGAACGTAGTCGCCATCTTTCCCGACGAGGGGCATCGTTACGTTGAAACAGTCTATGACGAGAACTGGCTCTCGTCCATTCCTGGGTGGCCTACGTCGATACGCCAAGAGCCAGTGACCGTTGAAACACCGGCCATGGAGTTAACCGGCTGGTCTTCCTATCCCTGGTGCAGGCGAACGCTACGCGAGGTACTCTCCGCCAAAGACCAGTCCCGCGGCTCCAACTCGGAGAGACAATGTAAGGGGACCTTATCTTTCGACGTAGGGCGCTGCGCGACGCTAAAAGCGTTACCTCATTTTGATAGCACGATCGTGGCGCATTTAGAGCTCAAGCCTGAACAAGAAGAGTTTGTAGAGCCGTTGGATGCGGTGTTTTCGAAACTGCGAAACAGTTCAAGTCCTCAACTAGAACATCCGTTTTCGGTTGTGGTCGGAAATGAAGTCGTTGCCTTTTTTATTTTGCGCGAAAAAGCTGCGCTGCCAGAGTGGGCGCCCCCAGATGTTATCACTTTGCACAATCTTCGCGTAGGCAGATCGTATCAAGGCCAAGGATACGGGAAACTAGCGACCAGACTAGCTGCTCAATGGATTTTGGAAAATCGCCCGGGCATCAAGCGTCTAATGCTTGCGGTCAACGTTCGCAACGTAACGGCCATACAGCTATATGTAGAATCGGGGTTTCAAGGTACAGGTGCTGTTAACTGCGGTCCAGTCGGCCCTCAAAACATTCTGCATATACACTTGGAAGGCCAGATTCAGCGGCATGGATGTCTCTGA
- a CDS encoding MATE family efflux transporter — protein sequence MKKDNQNNAGVGFAARTDETEARNQFAVELSETTKLVLPMVLTQVGQIAMMTTDLAFIGRIDAEAVAAAALASRVYLISFTVSVGLLGAIVPLAAQAFAADNLVVVRRALRMGLWAALMLSFPIVALSLRGEQILLLLGQVPDTARLAQQYLFGLAWGVAPALSFLAIRSFMIAVNRPEPVLCITLAAIPLNALLAYLLIYGKLGLPRLELFGAGLATTLVNCATFLAALWCALMHRPFRDYQAFVHLWRFDWPMMRQLIAIGTPVSIASLMSSGLTSAATMLAGMISTSVLAAHQIAVQVAGTLFTIPFGVSMAAAVRVGHAVGRKDGPGVKRAGLVAMLFGIVITAILTLATIAARFEIAEVFLGGSVFRSDATVGLAAKLVLVGAGFFMTDAVQSIAVGSLSGLKDTRVPLLFAGIAYWLIGFSLSYVLSLKIGLGAVGIWIGLSIGKAVYAGLLVLRFELLASRFV from the coding sequence ATGAAGAAAGATAACCAGAACAATGCCGGTGTTGGCTTCGCGGCACGAACTGACGAGACCGAGGCACGAAATCAGTTTGCTGTCGAGCTCAGCGAAACCACGAAATTAGTATTGCCTATGGTGCTGACGCAGGTTGGTCAGATCGCGATGATGACGACTGACCTTGCCTTCATCGGGCGCATCGATGCTGAGGCGGTCGCCGCGGCAGCGCTTGCCAGCAGGGTCTATCTCATTAGCTTCACCGTGAGCGTCGGGCTGCTAGGGGCGATCGTACCGTTAGCGGCGCAGGCTTTCGCAGCTGATAATCTAGTCGTGGTGCGGCGCGCGCTGCGCATGGGGCTTTGGGCAGCGCTGATGCTATCGTTCCCGATCGTGGCGCTTTCGCTGCGCGGAGAGCAAATACTGCTCCTTCTCGGTCAGGTGCCCGACACGGCGCGGCTGGCCCAGCAATACTTATTCGGACTGGCCTGGGGCGTCGCCCCGGCACTATCGTTTCTGGCCATCCGCAGTTTCATGATCGCAGTGAATCGACCGGAGCCGGTCTTATGTATCACACTTGCGGCGATTCCCCTGAACGCCTTACTGGCTTATCTGTTGATCTATGGAAAGCTCGGCCTGCCAAGGCTGGAGCTGTTCGGAGCTGGTCTTGCGACCACGCTCGTAAACTGTGCGACGTTCTTGGCCGCCTTGTGGTGCGCCCTGATGCATCGTCCTTTCCGTGACTATCAGGCGTTTGTGCATCTCTGGCGCTTCGATTGGCCCATGATGCGGCAGTTGATCGCCATCGGGACGCCAGTCTCAATCGCCTCCTTGATGAGTTCCGGGCTAACTTCGGCCGCTACGATGCTCGCGGGCATGATCAGCACCAGTGTACTCGCCGCGCATCAGATCGCCGTCCAGGTTGCCGGGACCTTGTTCACGATCCCTTTCGGCGTCAGTATGGCGGCGGCCGTGCGTGTCGGCCATGCGGTCGGTCGCAAGGACGGTCCGGGCGTTAAACGGGCAGGTCTGGTCGCGATGCTGTTCGGTATCGTAATTACCGCGATACTAACGCTTGCAACAATTGCCGCTCGCTTTGAGATCGCGGAGGTGTTCTTGGGGGGATCTGTGTTCCGTAGCGATGCAACGGTCGGACTCGCTGCAAAGCTCGTTTTGGTCGGAGCCGGTTTCTTTATGACCGATGCCGTCCAGAGTATTGCGGTGGGCAGCCTGAGCGGACTGAAGGATACCCGGGTGCCGCTTCTGTTCGCCGGCATCGCTTATTGGCTGATCGGCTTTTCGCTCAGCTACGTGCTAAGTTTGAAGATAGGCCTTGGCGCCGTTGGTATCTGGATTGGGTTATCAATCGGGAAGGCTGTCTATGCCGGGCTTCTGGTCCTGCGCTTTGAGCTGCTGGCGAGCAGATTTGTTTGA
- a CDS encoding branched-chain amino acid transaminase translates to MSMVEFAYLNGKIVHWDDAKVHIFAPVAKYGLGVFEGIRGYWNDEAQQLYLFRVAEHLQRYAFSQKAMRFDQGPSSEELTKALVRLCRANGFRTNVHIRMMAFIQSGELEATGPIGTAVTALPRETDRQIAEGASVQISSWMRMPDNVMPARIKCNANYHNSRLAVMQAQRDGYDQSFLLNSRGKLAEASAMCVFILRNGQLITPSGTNDILESITRQTVIELAREYLGLETVERDVDRSELILAQEVFYCGTAAEITPVISIDRMVVGNGQPGPVTQHLIDTYGAIVTGKNDAHGSWRTPVF, encoded by the coding sequence ATGTCGATGGTAGAGTTTGCATATCTCAACGGCAAAATTGTCCATTGGGATGACGCTAAGGTGCATATTTTTGCACCGGTGGCAAAGTATGGTCTAGGCGTCTTCGAGGGAATACGTGGCTATTGGAATGATGAAGCACAGCAACTATACCTATTTCGTGTCGCAGAGCATCTGCAACGCTATGCCTTCTCGCAAAAGGCGATGCGCTTCGATCAGGGTCCGTCCAGCGAGGAGTTAACCAAAGCGCTCGTTCGACTATGTCGTGCAAATGGATTTCGTACGAACGTACATATCCGGATGATGGCTTTCATTCAATCTGGCGAGTTGGAGGCCACTGGCCCGATCGGAACCGCAGTCACGGCGCTGCCACGGGAGACCGATAGACAAATTGCCGAAGGTGCTTCAGTTCAGATTAGTTCCTGGATGCGTATGCCGGACAACGTGATGCCTGCACGTATCAAATGTAATGCAAATTATCATAACTCCCGATTAGCCGTTATGCAGGCCCAACGCGATGGGTACGATCAGTCTTTCCTTCTTAATTCGAGGGGAAAGCTGGCAGAGGCATCCGCGATGTGCGTGTTCATTCTTCGCAATGGTCAACTGATCACGCCAAGCGGGACCAATGACATATTGGAGTCGATTACGCGCCAGACCGTTATCGAACTGGCCCGCGAGTATCTTGGGCTGGAGACCGTCGAGCGCGATGTAGATCGATCGGAACTGATCCTCGCCCAAGAAGTATTTTATTGCGGCACCGCTGCGGAAATCACGCCAGTGATATCCATAGACCGTATGGTTGTTGGCAATGGTCAACCCGGGCCCGTCACACAACACTTAATCGACACCTATGGGGCGATCGTAACGGGCAAGAATGATGCTCACGGTTCGTGGCGTACACCTGTCTTTTGA
- a CDS encoding IS701 family transposase produces the protein MIRMSWTRAASVEETLALWAASLREVKQRIRPLFTQERVATNAGLFLEGLLGDEQRKTGWMRAEAAGDPGPWRQQAILGRGDWDADALRDIVRDYVIEHLADDDAVLVIDETGFLKQGKASCGVARQYTGSAGKITNCQIGVFATYVSRHGHAFIDRALYLPKEWTDDPDRLEAAYVPADVGFATKPKLATRMIARAIAASVPFKWVAGDTVYGVGDIEQQLRRAGKGYVLGVSSSHVFRSWGKRQPVAGKAEDIARTRRPSDWKRLSAGAGTKGPRLHDWCYLELADLEVEQFNSANDGLWTRGLLIRRHIADGDLAFFTTWCPAGTSIETLVAVEGHRWAIEDSFETAKNEFGLDHNESRSWHGWHRHVSLVMLAFAMMAAIRHRANPPPPKKTKRRPPAKAKAHPRRH, from the coding sequence ATGATTCGAATGTCGTGGACGCGGGCCGCGTCGGTTGAGGAGACGCTTGCGTTGTGGGCGGCGTCGCTTCGAGAGGTCAAGCAGCGGATACGTCCGTTGTTCACGCAAGAGCGTGTGGCGACGAATGCAGGCCTGTTCCTGGAAGGTCTGCTCGGAGATGAGCAGCGCAAGACCGGCTGGATGCGCGCGGAGGCGGCTGGCGATCCTGGCCCATGGCGTCAGCAGGCAATTCTGGGTCGTGGAGATTGGGACGCTGATGCCCTGCGCGATATCGTCCGCGACTATGTCATCGAGCATTTGGCGGATGACGATGCGGTGCTGGTGATCGACGAGACCGGCTTTCTCAAGCAGGGTAAGGCCTCATGCGGAGTGGCACGGCAATACACTGGTTCGGCAGGGAAGATTACGAACTGCCAGATCGGCGTCTTCGCTACCTACGTTTCGCGTCATGGTCATGCGTTCATCGATCGCGCGTTGTATCTTCCGAAGGAATGGACTGACGATCCAGATCGTCTGGAAGCCGCATATGTGCCTGCCGATGTCGGCTTTGCGACCAAACCAAAGCTTGCGACGAGAATGATCGCACGTGCGATAGCCGCGTCTGTACCATTCAAGTGGGTTGCCGGTGACACGGTCTACGGTGTTGGCGATATCGAACAGCAGCTACGGCGGGCAGGCAAAGGCTATGTGCTCGGGGTCAGCAGCTCTCATGTCTTCCGATCCTGGGGCAAGCGACAGCCGGTCGCCGGCAAGGCCGAAGACATCGCCCGGACGCGGCGCCCGTCCGACTGGAAGCGCTTGTCGGCGGGAGCCGGAACCAAAGGACCGAGGCTGCATGACTGGTGTTATCTCGAACTGGCCGATCTCGAGGTCGAGCAGTTCAACAGCGCAAATGATGGTTTATGGACGCGCGGTCTGCTGATCCGTCGCCATATCGCCGATGGCGATCTCGCCTTCTTCACCACCTGGTGCCCAGCGGGAACATCAATTGAAACGCTGGTCGCGGTCGAAGGCCATCGATGGGCGATCGAGGACAGCTTTGAAACCGCGAAAAACGAGTTCGGGCTCGATCACAACGAGAGCAGGTCCTGGCATGGCTGGCATCGCCACGTGTCCCTGGTGATGCTCGCCTTCGCCATGATGGCGGCGATCCGCCATCGCGCCAATCCGCCACCGCCCAAAAAAACCAAACGCCGCCCCCCGGCAAAAGCCAAAGCACACCCACGCCGCCACTGA